In a single window of the Hoyosella subflava DQS3-9A1 genome:
- the rplR gene encoding 50S ribosomal protein L18, which yields MSQATQATDKPIKRTPVGTDVSTQRRISRARRHFRLRKKIAGTAERPRLAVHRSSRHIHVQVIDDLAGRTLAAASSMEPDVRAVEGDKKARSEKVGALIAQRAKDAGIEAVVFDRGGNDYHGRIAALADAAREGGLKF from the coding sequence ATGAGCCAGGCAACACAAGCAACAGATAAGCCGATCAAGCGCACGCCGGTCGGTACCGACGTCTCGACGCAGCGCCGTATCTCCCGTGCCCGCCGCCACTTCCGTCTGCGGAAGAAGATCGCGGGTACTGCGGAACGTCCCCGTCTCGCAGTGCACCGCTCCTCGCGGCATATCCACGTGCAGGTGATCGACGACCTCGCAGGACGCACACTCGCTGCCGCATCGTCGATGGAGCCGGACGTGCGTGCTGTCGAGGGTGACAAAAAAGCCCGGAGCGAAAAGGTCGGTGCCCTCATCGCCCAGCGCGCCAAGGATGCCGGCATCGAAGCGGTGGTGTTCGACCGGGGTGGCAACGACTATCACGGCCGCATCGCCGCACTGGCTGATGCCGCACGTGAAGGTGGATTGAAGTTCTGA
- the rpmD gene encoding 50S ribosomal protein L30 produces the protein MAELRVTQLRSTIGANPKQRESMRTLGLKRIRQSVVREDTPQNRGLIHVVRHLVEVEEV, from the coding sequence ATGGCTGAGTTGAGAGTTACCCAGCTGCGAAGCACCATCGGGGCGAACCCGAAGCAGCGCGAAAGCATGCGCACCCTTGGTCTGAAGCGGATCCGCCAGTCGGTAGTCCGTGAGGACACCCCTCAGAACCGTGGGCTTATCCATGTGGTGCGCCACCTCGTAGAAGTTGAGGAGGTCTGA
- the rplP gene encoding 50S ribosomal protein L16, producing MLIPRKVKHRKQHKPKRTGLAKGGTQVVFGDFGIQALEPAYLTNRQIESARIAINRHIRRGGKVWINVFPDRPLTKKPAETRMGSGKGSPEWWVANIKPGRVMFEMSYPNEEVAREALRRAIHKLPMKCRIVTREGQF from the coding sequence ATGCTGATCCCACGCAAGGTGAAGCACCGCAAGCAGCACAAGCCCAAGCGCACGGGTCTCGCCAAGGGCGGCACCCAGGTGGTATTCGGTGACTTCGGTATTCAGGCTCTTGAGCCGGCGTACCTGACCAACCGGCAGATCGAATCCGCGCGTATTGCCATCAACCGGCACATCCGCCGTGGTGGCAAGGTGTGGATCAACGTGTTCCCTGACCGGCCGCTGACGAAGAAGCCAGCCGAAACCCGCATGGGTTCAGGTAAGGGCTCACCCGAGTGGTGGGTCGCGAACATCAAGCCTGGCCGCGTGATGTTCGAGATGTCATACCCCAATGAGGAGGTGGCTCGTGAGGCTCTGCGCCGCGCGATCCACAAACTCCCAATGAAGTGCAGGATCGTGACGAGGGAGGGACAGTTCTGA
- the rpsE gene encoding 30S ribosomal protein S5: protein MPGRGRRDGGSGPAGSNNPSGDDQKDRRDRRDRRGDNARGPANEKSNHLERVVAINRVAKVVKGGRRFSFTALVVVGDGNGVVGVGYGKAKEVPAAIQKGVEEARKNFFRVPLIAGTITHPVQGEAAAGVVFLRPASPGTGVIAGGAVRAVLECAGVHDILSKSLGSDNAINVVHATVAALKQLQRPEEVAARRGLPIEHVAPAGMLRARAGQGA, encoded by the coding sequence ATGCCGGGACGTGGTCGGCGTGACGGCGGCAGCGGACCCGCCGGTAGTAACAATCCAAGTGGTGACGACCAGAAGGACCGCAGAGATCGTCGCGACCGCCGCGGCGACAATGCCCGTGGTCCAGCGAACGAGAAGTCGAACCATCTCGAGCGCGTCGTCGCGATCAACCGAGTCGCCAAGGTCGTCAAGGGTGGTCGTCGTTTCAGCTTCACCGCCCTCGTCGTTGTCGGTGACGGCAACGGTGTCGTCGGTGTCGGATACGGAAAGGCCAAGGAAGTTCCCGCGGCCATTCAGAAGGGCGTCGAAGAGGCCCGGAAGAATTTCTTCCGTGTTCCGCTGATCGCGGGCACCATCACCCACCCAGTGCAGGGTGAAGCCGCAGCAGGTGTTGTCTTCCTGCGCCCGGCCAGCCCCGGTACCGGTGTTATCGCCGGCGGTGCTGTACGCGCAGTGCTTGAATGCGCAGGTGTCCATGACATCCTGTCGAAGTCACTAGGCAGCGACAACGCCATCAACGTTGTTCACGCGACGGTCGCAGCACTCAAGCAGCTGCAGCGCCCTGAGGAAGTTGCCGCACGTCGCGGTCTTCCGATCGAGCACGTTGCACCTGCCGGTATGCTCCGCGCACGCGCAGGGCAGGGGGCATAG
- the secY gene encoding preprotein translocase subunit SecY, producing MLSAFVTAIRTPDLRRKILFTLGIVVLYRLGAQIPSPGVDFANIQSCVAQATGGDAAGLYSLINLFSGGALLQLSVFAIGVIPYITASIIVQLLTVVIPKFEQLRKEGQSGQAKMTQYTRYLAVALAMLQATGIVALAARGQLLQGCELDIIADTSVFGLLVIVLVMTAGATLLMWFGEQVTERGVGNGMSLLIFAGIAAMIPVEGNNILQSRGGVTFTLVCIAAAAIVTGVVFVEQGQRRIPVQYAKRMVGRRMYGGTSTYLPLKVNQAGVIPVIFASSLLYMPFLVVQLTTGQEEPPAWQRFMTEHLMNPSSPVYIILYFMLIMFFTFFYVSITFNPDDRAEEMKKYGGFIPGIRPGRPTAEYLSFVLNRITLPGSIYLGTIAVLPNVFLNAGSGDVQSIPFGGSAVLIMVVVALDTVRQIESQLMQRNYEGFLK from the coding sequence TTGCTCTCCGCCTTCGTTACGGCCATCAGGACTCCAGACCTGAGGCGGAAGATTCTCTTCACGCTCGGGATTGTCGTCCTCTACCGTCTCGGCGCGCAGATTCCATCGCCCGGTGTTGACTTCGCGAATATTCAATCCTGTGTCGCGCAGGCTACCGGCGGCGACGCGGCCGGACTTTACTCGCTGATCAACCTGTTCTCCGGCGGCGCCCTGCTGCAGCTCTCGGTATTTGCAATCGGTGTTATCCCGTATATCACGGCGAGCATCATCGTCCAGTTGCTGACGGTAGTGATCCCGAAGTTCGAACAACTGAGAAAAGAAGGCCAAAGCGGTCAGGCCAAGATGACGCAGTACACGCGTTATCTCGCGGTCGCGCTGGCCATGCTGCAGGCGACGGGAATCGTCGCACTGGCCGCGCGCGGTCAGCTCTTGCAGGGTTGTGAACTCGACATTATTGCCGATACCAGCGTCTTCGGGCTCCTGGTGATCGTGCTTGTGATGACGGCTGGCGCAACGCTGCTGATGTGGTTCGGTGAGCAGGTCACCGAGCGGGGCGTCGGCAACGGTATGTCGCTGCTGATCTTCGCCGGCATCGCCGCCATGATCCCGGTTGAGGGCAACAACATCCTTCAGAGCCGCGGTGGCGTCACGTTCACCCTCGTTTGTATCGCGGCAGCGGCGATTGTCACCGGTGTTGTGTTCGTCGAGCAGGGCCAGCGCCGCATTCCTGTGCAGTACGCGAAGCGCATGGTTGGGCGCCGCATGTACGGCGGTACGTCAACCTACTTGCCACTGAAGGTGAACCAGGCTGGTGTCATCCCGGTCATCTTCGCCTCGTCACTGCTGTACATGCCGTTCCTGGTTGTTCAGCTCACGACCGGGCAGGAAGAGCCACCGGCGTGGCAGCGCTTCATGACTGAGCATCTGATGAACCCGAGCAGCCCGGTGTACATCATCTTGTACTTCATGCTCATCATGTTCTTCACGTTCTTCTACGTATCGATCACGTTCAACCCGGATGATCGTGCTGAAGAGATGAAGAAGTACGGCGGCTTCATTCCTGGCATCAGGCCTGGGCGACCCACCGCCGAATACCTCTCGTTCGTGCTCAACCGCATCACACTGCCAGGCTCGATCTACCTGGGCACGATTGCTGTGCTGCCGAACGTATTCCTCAATGCGGGGAGTGGCGATGTCCAGAGCATTCCGTTCGGTGGTTCGGCGGTACTCATCATGGTGGTCGTGGCTCTCGATACAGTAAGGCAGATAGAAAGCCAACTGATGCAGCGCAACTATGAAGGGTTCTTGAAGTGA
- the rpsQ gene encoding 30S ribosomal protein S17 — translation MSEDNSVNSAQAEGSAQTQKPRGRRKTRIGYVVSDKMQKTIVVELEDRVKHSLYGKVIRRTSRVKAHDENETAGIGDRVQLMETRPLSATKRWRLVEVLEKAK, via the coding sequence ATGAGTGAGGACAACAGCGTGAATTCGGCTCAGGCGGAAGGCTCCGCCCAGACCCAGAAGCCCCGGGGCCGGCGCAAGACGCGCATCGGCTACGTGGTTTCCGACAAGATGCAGAAGACGATCGTCGTCGAGCTTGAAGACCGCGTGAAGCACTCGCTTTACGGCAAGGTCATCCGGCGCACCAGCCGGGTCAAGGCTCACGACGAGAATGAGACCGCAGGCATCGGCGACCGCGTGCAGCTGATGGAGACCCGTCCACTGTCGGCCACCAAGCGCTGGCGGCTCGTCGAGGTTCTCGAAAAAGCCAAGTAG
- the rpsS gene encoding 30S ribosomal protein S19: protein MPRSLKKGPFVDDHLLAKVDVQNDKGTKQVIKTWSRRSTIIPDFIGHTFAVHDGRKHVPVFVSENMVGHKLGEFAPTRAFRSHIKEDRKSKRR, encoded by the coding sequence ATGCCGCGCAGCCTTAAGAAGGGCCCGTTCGTCGATGACCACCTCCTCGCGAAGGTGGACGTCCAGAACGACAAGGGAACCAAGCAGGTCATCAAGACCTGGTCCCGCCGTTCGACGATCATTCCGGACTTCATTGGTCACACGTTTGCGGTCCACGATGGCCGTAAGCATGTCCCGGTGTTCGTTTCCGAGAACATGGTCGGTCACAAGCTCGGTGAGTTCGCGCCGACCCGGGCATTCAGAAGCCACATCAAGGAAGACCGGAAGAGCAAGCGCCGATGA
- the rplF gene encoding 50S ribosomal protein L6, which translates to MSRIGKHPVRVPSGVDINIDGQKIVVKGPKGTLDLTIATPITVARDDDGTIAVSRPDDERKSRALHGLSRTLINNMVVGVTEGYTTNMEIHGVGYRVQQKGSNLEFALGFSHPVPIEAPEGITFKVESPTKFSISGIDKQQVGQVAANIRRLRRPDPYKGKGIRYAGEQIRRKEGKTGK; encoded by the coding sequence ATGTCACGTATTGGAAAGCACCCTGTGCGAGTCCCGTCCGGTGTTGACATCAACATCGACGGCCAGAAAATTGTCGTGAAGGGCCCGAAGGGCACCCTCGATCTCACTATCGCCACACCGATTACGGTCGCTCGTGACGATGATGGAACGATCGCGGTTTCACGTCCCGATGACGAGCGTAAGAGCCGCGCACTGCACGGTCTCTCACGCACGTTGATCAACAACATGGTCGTCGGTGTCACCGAGGGCTACACCACGAACATGGAAATCCATGGCGTGGGCTACCGCGTGCAGCAAAAGGGAAGCAACCTCGAGTTCGCCCTCGGGTTCAGCCACCCTGTGCCGATCGAGGCGCCGGAAGGCATCACCTTCAAGGTGGAATCGCCGACCAAGTTCTCGATCTCTGGCATCGACAAGCAGCAGGTGGGGCAGGTCGCTGCCAACATCCGCCGCCTGCGCCGTCCAGACCCCTATAAGGGCAAGGGCATTCGTTACGCCGGCGAGCAGATCCGTCGCAAGGAAGGAAAGACGGGTAAGTAA
- the rplO gene encoding 50S ribosomal protein L15: MAIKLHHLRPAEGSKKDKMRVGRGEGSKGKTAGRGTKGTKARKQVPVMFEGGQMPLHMRLPKLKGFKNRFRTEYQAVNVGDIARVFPEGGTIGVAELVQAGLVRKNELVKVLGEGDISVAVQVTANKFSGAAKEKIAAAGGSATEL, from the coding sequence ATGGCGATCAAACTGCACCACCTTCGTCCCGCTGAGGGCTCGAAGAAAGACAAGATGCGCGTTGGCCGCGGTGAAGGCTCAAAGGGCAAGACCGCTGGTCGTGGCACCAAGGGCACCAAGGCCCGCAAGCAGGTTCCCGTGATGTTCGAAGGTGGCCAGATGCCCCTTCACATGCGGCTTCCTAAGCTGAAGGGCTTCAAGAACCGGTTCCGCACCGAATACCAGGCCGTGAACGTCGGTGACATCGCGCGCGTCTTCCCTGAAGGGGGCACGATCGGTGTCGCTGAACTCGTTCAGGCTGGCCTCGTTCGGAAGAACGAGCTGGTGAAGGTTCTCGGCGAGGGCGACATCTCGGTAGCCGTGCAGGTTACCGCGAACAAGTTCTCCGGTGCCGCTAAAGAGAAGATCGCCGCTGCTGGCGGCTCCGCAACGGAGCTGTGA
- the rplV gene encoding 50S ribosomal protein L22, giving the protein MSNNNTATENPTARATARFVRVTPMKARRVVDLIRGRDAADALTVLKFAPQAASEPVAKVLASAVANAENNLSLDPRTLVVSEAYVDEGPTMKRFQPRAQGRAFRIRKRTSHITVVVESVESKSTGNRNRRKGAQ; this is encoded by the coding sequence ATGAGCAACAACAACACTGCGACCGAGAACCCGACCGCTCGGGCAACGGCTCGCTTCGTGCGCGTGACGCCGATGAAGGCACGACGCGTCGTGGATCTCATCCGCGGGCGCGATGCTGCCGACGCGCTGACCGTCCTCAAGTTCGCGCCGCAAGCGGCGAGCGAGCCGGTCGCCAAGGTGCTCGCTAGTGCCGTTGCGAATGCCGAGAACAACCTGAGTCTCGATCCGCGGACACTGGTGGTGTCGGAGGCCTATGTAGACGAAGGTCCCACGATGAAGCGCTTCCAGCCGCGTGCGCAGGGCCGGGCATTCCGGATCCGTAAGCGCACCAGCCACATCACTGTGGTTGTGGAAAGTGTGGAGTCGAAGTCCACAGGCAACCGTAACCGCCGGAAGGGAGCTCAGTAG
- the rpmC gene encoding 50S ribosomal protein L29 codes for MATGTKASELRELSKEELVERLREAKEELFNLRFQMATGQLDNNRRLGTVRKDIARIYTVLRERELGLAAGPETETAGDAA; via the coding sequence ATGGCTACCGGAACAAAAGCCTCAGAGCTCCGTGAACTCAGCAAAGAAGAGCTGGTCGAGCGGCTACGCGAAGCTAAGGAAGAGCTCTTCAACCTGCGTTTCCAGATGGCAACCGGACAGCTCGACAACAACCGTCGTCTGGGCACAGTCCGTAAGGACATCGCACGGATCTACACGGTGCTGCGTGAGCGCGAACTCGGGCTTGCTGCAGGACCGGAAACCGAGACGGCTGGTGACGCAGCATGA
- a CDS encoding type Z 30S ribosomal protein S14 — protein sequence MAKKALVIKAARKPKFAVRAYTRCQKCGRPHSVYRKFGLCRVCLREMAHKGELPGVHKSSW from the coding sequence ATGGCTAAGAAAGCACTGGTAATCAAGGCCGCTCGCAAGCCGAAGTTCGCCGTCCGCGCGTACACACGGTGCCAGAAGTGCGGTCGCCCGCACTCTGTCTACCGCAAGTTCGGTCTGTGCCGCGTGTGCCTTCGCGAGATGGCGCACAAGGGCGAACTGCCCGGCGTGCACAAGTCGTCCTGGTGA
- a CDS encoding adenylate kinase — protein MRVVLLGPPGAGKGTQAALLSEKLGVPHISTGDLFRANIGQGTPLGLEAKAYTDAGKLVPSEITNRMVEQRISEPDAANGFLLDGYPRTVDQAEALEKILDDHGTKLDAVVSFVVDEDVVVARMLERGRVDDNEDVIRTRLHVYRDETAPLLEHYAAIVKTVNGVGDIEEINGRAMAALRK, from the coding sequence GTGAGAGTCGTACTACTTGGTCCTCCCGGAGCGGGAAAAGGAACGCAGGCAGCGCTCCTGTCGGAGAAGCTCGGCGTCCCGCACATCTCCACCGGTGATCTGTTTCGTGCCAACATCGGTCAGGGCACACCGCTAGGCCTTGAGGCGAAGGCCTACACGGATGCGGGCAAGCTCGTTCCGAGTGAGATCACCAACCGCATGGTCGAGCAGCGCATCAGCGAGCCCGACGCTGCAAACGGCTTCCTGCTCGATGGCTATCCACGCACGGTCGATCAGGCTGAGGCGCTCGAGAAGATTCTTGACGATCACGGCACCAAACTCGACGCCGTCGTTTCGTTTGTCGTCGATGAAGATGTCGTCGTTGCACGCATGCTCGAGCGCGGCCGCGTCGACGACAACGAGGACGTCATCCGTACCAGGCTGCACGTCTATCGGGATGAGACGGCGCCGCTGCTCGAGCACTACGCCGCCATCGTGAAAACAGTCAATGGCGTGGGTGACATCGAAGAGATCAACGGGCGCGCAATGGCTGCGCTGCGCAAGTGA
- the rplE gene encoding 50S ribosomal protein L5, whose product MTAVEHPEKYRSEVQPRLKSRYRSEIKDALNNEFTYANVMQIPGVVKVVVNMGVGDAARDGKLINGAVRDLSLITGQKPEVRRARKSIAQFKLREGMPIGARATLRGDRMWEFLDRLVTIALPRIRDFRGLSPKQFDGNGNYTFGLNEQSMFHEIDIDSIDRPRGMNITVVTTATTDEEGRALLKHLGFPFKES is encoded by the coding sequence ATGACTGCTGTTGAGCACCCAGAAAAGTACCGGAGTGAAGTGCAGCCGCGGCTGAAGTCCCGCTACCGCAGCGAGATCAAAGACGCGCTGAACAACGAGTTCACCTACGCGAACGTCATGCAGATCCCCGGTGTCGTGAAGGTCGTCGTCAACATGGGCGTCGGAGACGCCGCTCGTGACGGCAAGCTGATCAACGGCGCTGTCCGGGATCTCTCGCTGATCACCGGTCAGAAGCCTGAGGTTCGTCGCGCCCGGAAGTCCATCGCGCAGTTCAAGCTGCGCGAAGGAATGCCCATCGGTGCCCGCGCCACCCTGCGCGGTGACCGCATGTGGGAGTTCCTCGACCGCCTGGTCACCATCGCGCTGCCCCGTATCAGGGACTTCCGTGGACTGTCGCCCAAGCAGTTCGACGGAAATGGCAACTACACGTTCGGTCTCAATGAGCAGTCAATGTTCCACGAGATCGACATCGACTCGATCGACCGTCCTCGCGGCATGAACATCACTGTTGTGACTACCGCGACAACTGACGAAGAGGGCCGTGCGCTGCTGAAGCACCTCGGCTTCCCCTTCAAGGAGAGCTGA
- the rplX gene encoding 50S ribosomal protein L24, with amino-acid sequence MKVRKGDTVLVVSGKDKGAKGKVIQAFPKTEKVLVEGVNRIKKHTPISANQRGAQTGGIVTQEAPIHVSNVMVVDADGNPTRVGYRADEESGKRVRISRKTGKDI; translated from the coding sequence ATGAAGGTACGTAAGGGCGACACAGTTCTCGTCGTATCAGGCAAGGACAAGGGCGCTAAGGGCAAGGTCATTCAGGCTTTCCCGAAGACCGAAAAGGTGCTTGTCGAGGGTGTGAACCGTATCAAGAAGCACACGCCCATTTCGGCAAACCAGCGCGGTGCTCAGACCGGTGGAATCGTCACCCAGGAAGCGCCAATCCATGTTTCCAACGTCATGGTGGTCGATGCTGACGGGAATCCAACCCGGGTGGGATACCGCGCCGATGAGGAGTCCGGCAAGCGCGTTCGGATCTCCCGCAAGACCGGGAAGGACATCTGA
- the rplW gene encoding 50S ribosomal protein L23 has translation MTTSKTLADPRDIILAPVISEKSYGLIEEGTYTFLVHPDANKTQIKIAIEKIFGVKVVSVNTANRQGKKKRTRFGFGKRKDTKRAFVTLTADSKPIELFGGPVA, from the coding sequence GTGACCACCTCGAAGACCCTCGCAGATCCGCGCGACATCATCCTCGCGCCGGTCATCTCTGAGAAGTCTTACGGGCTGATCGAAGAGGGAACCTACACCTTCCTCGTGCACCCGGACGCGAACAAGACGCAGATCAAGATCGCCATTGAGAAAATCTTCGGCGTGAAGGTCGTGAGCGTGAACACCGCCAACCGGCAGGGCAAGAAGAAACGGACCCGATTCGGGTTCGGCAAGCGCAAGGACACCAAGCGCGCCTTCGTCACCCTGACGGCAGACAGCAAGCCCATCGAGCTCTTCGGAGGTCCGGTCGCCTAG
- the rpsC gene encoding 30S ribosomal protein S3, with product MGQKINPHGFRLGITTDWKSRWYADKQYAEYVKEDVEIRKLLKTGLERAGISKVEIERTRDRVRVDIFTARPGIVIGRRGTEADRIRAQLEKLTAKQVQLNILEVKNADSDAQLVAQGVAEQLSNRVAFRRAMRKAIQSAMRHPHVKGIRVQCSGRLGGAEMSRSEFYREGRVPLHTLRADIDYGLHEAKTTFGRIGVKVWIYKGDVVGGRREADVVVPGADDRRPRRERPSRPRRGGAGSSAPEGGRKTADAGVGAAGAGTAPSESKEA from the coding sequence GTGGGCCAGAAAATCAACCCGCACGGCTTCCGTCTAGGTATCACCACGGACTGGAAGTCCCGTTGGTACGCGGACAAGCAGTACGCGGAGTACGTGAAAGAAGACGTCGAGATCCGCAAGCTTCTCAAGACTGGTCTTGAGCGCGCTGGCATCTCGAAGGTGGAGATCGAGCGCACACGCGACCGCGTGCGTGTCGACATCTTCACGGCACGCCCAGGCATTGTCATCGGACGCCGCGGCACCGAGGCGGACCGTATCCGTGCACAGCTCGAGAAGCTCACTGCCAAGCAGGTGCAGCTGAACATCCTCGAGGTGAAGAACGCCGACAGCGACGCGCAGCTTGTCGCTCAAGGTGTGGCGGAGCAGCTCTCGAACCGTGTGGCGTTCCGCCGCGCGATGCGCAAGGCGATCCAGTCGGCTATGCGCCACCCGCATGTCAAGGGCATCCGAGTGCAGTGCTCAGGCCGTCTTGGTGGTGCCGAAATGTCGCGTTCGGAGTTCTACCGCGAAGGTCGTGTGCCGCTGCACACCCTCCGCGCGGACATCGACTACGGGCTCCACGAGGCAAAAACAACGTTCGGCCGGATCGGCGTGAAGGTCTGGATCTACAAGGGTGACGTTGTTGGTGGCCGCCGTGAGGCAGATGTTGTCGTGCCAGGAGCTGACGATCGTCGGCCACGCCGTGAGCGCCCGTCACGACCCCGTCGCGGTGGCGCTGGTTCCTCAGCGCCTGAAGGCGGACGGAAGACGGCTGACGCTGGTGTCGGGGCTGCTGGCGCAGGTACTGCGCCAAGTGAGAGCAAGGAGGCCTGA
- the rplN gene encoding 50S ribosomal protein L14: MIQQESRLRVADNTGAREILCIRVLGGSGRRYAGVGDIIVATVKEAIPGGNIKRGEVVKAVIVRTKKERRRPDGSYIRFDENAAVILKNATDPRGTRIFGPVGRELRDKRFMKIVSLAPEVL, from the coding sequence GTGATCCAGCAGGAATCGCGACTTCGGGTCGCCGACAACACGGGTGCTAGGGAGATTCTGTGCATCCGCGTTCTCGGTGGATCCGGACGTCGTTACGCCGGTGTGGGTGACATCATCGTTGCGACGGTGAAGGAAGCCATCCCTGGCGGCAACATCAAGCGCGGCGAGGTCGTCAAGGCCGTTATCGTTCGCACCAAGAAGGAACGCCGCCGTCCCGACGGTTCGTACATCCGATTCGATGAGAATGCAGCTGTCATCCTCAAGAACGCTACCGACCCACGTGGCACCCGAATCTTCGGCCCAGTTGGTCGTGAGCTTCGTGACAAGCGCTTCATGAAGATCGTTTCGCTTGCGCCGGAGGTGTTGTGA
- the rpsH gene encoding 30S ribosomal protein S8 → MTMTDPVADMLTRLRNANSAFHDTVVMPHSKLKANIAEILKREGYIADYRTEPARVGKSLIVELKYGPTRERSIAGLRRVSKPGLRVYAKSTNLPKVLGGLGVAIISTSTGLLTDRQAATQRVGGEVLAYVW, encoded by the coding sequence ATGACCATGACCGATCCTGTCGCAGACATGCTGACGCGTCTGCGCAATGCCAACTCGGCATTCCACGACACCGTGGTAATGCCGCACTCAAAGCTGAAGGCGAACATCGCCGAGATCCTGAAGCGCGAGGGATACATCGCCGACTACCGCACTGAGCCTGCTCGGGTCGGTAAGTCTTTGATCGTCGAGCTGAAGTACGGCCCGACCCGTGAGCGCTCGATCGCTGGTCTGCGCCGTGTTTCTAAGCCGGGTCTGCGCGTATACGCAAAGTCCACCAATCTGCCGAAGGTACTGGGTGGCCTTGGCGTGGCGATCATCTCCACGTCGACAGGCTTGCTTACCGACCGTCAGGCTGCGACTCAGAGGGTGGGCGGGGAAGTCCTCGCCTACGTCTGGTGA
- the rplB gene encoding 50S ribosomal protein L2, with protein sequence MAIRKYKPTSPGRRGASVADFAEITRSTPEKSLVRPLTKSGGRNAHGRITTRHKGGGHKRAYRVIDFRRADKDGVNAKVAHIEYDPNRTSRIALLHYLDGEKRYIIAPAKLKQGDVVESGPGADIKPGNNLPLRNIPTGTVIHAIELRPGGGAKIARSAGTSVQLVAKDGPYAQLRMPSGEIRNVDVRCRASIGEVGNSEHANINWGKAGRMRWKGKRPTVRGVVMNPIDHPHGGGEGKTSGGRHPVSPWGKPEGRTRRRKESDRMIVRRRRTGKKR encoded by the coding sequence ATGGCAATCCGTAAGTACAAGCCAACATCCCCGGGCCGCCGGGGTGCGAGCGTCGCTGACTTCGCGGAGATCACGCGCTCGACTCCGGAAAAGTCACTGGTTCGCCCACTGACCAAGTCCGGTGGCCGTAACGCTCATGGCCGGATCACAACCCGGCACAAGGGCGGTGGACACAAGCGTGCATACCGCGTCATCGACTTCCGCCGCGCGGACAAAGACGGCGTCAACGCGAAGGTCGCTCACATTGAGTACGACCCCAACCGCACTTCGCGGATCGCGTTGCTCCACTACCTCGATGGCGAAAAGCGCTACATCATCGCTCCGGCGAAGCTGAAGCAAGGCGACGTCGTCGAGTCGGGACCCGGTGCAGACATCAAGCCAGGTAACAACCTGCCGCTGCGCAACATCCCGACAGGTACGGTCATCCACGCGATCGAACTCCGCCCAGGTGGCGGCGCCAAGATCGCTCGCAGTGCGGGCACTTCCGTGCAGCTCGTCGCCAAGGATGGTCCATACGCCCAGCTGCGTATGCCGTCCGGCGAAATCCGGAATGTTGACGTCCGCTGCCGTGCCTCGATTGGTGAGGTGGGCAACTCAGAGCACGCCAACATCAACTGGGGCAAAGCTGGCCGCATGCGGTGGAAGGGCAAGCGCCCAACCGTCCGTGGTGTGGTGATGAACCCGATCGACCACCCACATGGTGGTGGTGAAGGTAAGACATCGGGTGGCCGTCACCCGGTGAGCCCGTGGGGCAAGCCGGAGGGTCGCACCCGTCGTCGCAAGGAAAGCGACAGGATGATCGTTCGCCGCCGCCGTACAGGCAAGAAGCGCTAG